Proteins encoded in a region of the Isosphaeraceae bacterium EP7 genome:
- a CDS encoding 7-cyano-7-deazaguanine synthase, translated as MTRGGDVAVLVSGGVESSILCVELLAQFRRVLPIYVRFGLLWEAVELAHLRRYLTAVQRPGLLGLTILEEPIADVYGDHWSTGRGEVPGEETSDDAMELAGRNLLLTAKAAVWCHLRGVEALALGCLATNPFPDSTSRFFDGLQTAIGEGLGGPIRLLRPFGRMHKADVLRAGAGLPLGLTFSCVAPSGSRHCGACNKCAERRKGFRDVGMADTTEYATEPIHA; from the coding sequence ATGACGCGTGGTGGGGATGTCGCGGTGCTCGTCAGCGGGGGGGTCGAGAGCTCGATCCTCTGCGTCGAATTGCTGGCGCAATTCCGGCGAGTCCTCCCCATCTACGTCCGTTTCGGCCTGCTCTGGGAGGCGGTCGAGCTGGCCCACTTGCGCCGATACCTCACCGCCGTCCAGCGCCCGGGACTGCTCGGATTGACCATCCTGGAGGAGCCCATCGCCGACGTCTACGGTGACCACTGGAGCACCGGCCGGGGGGAGGTTCCGGGCGAGGAGACGTCCGATGACGCGATGGAGCTGGCCGGCCGCAATTTGCTCCTGACCGCCAAGGCAGCGGTCTGGTGCCACCTCCGTGGGGTCGAAGCCCTGGCGCTTGGCTGCCTGGCCACAAACCCTTTCCCCGACAGCACATCGCGTTTTTTCGACGGCTTGCAGACGGCGATCGGTGAGGGGCTCGGTGGGCCGATCCGCTTGCTCCGCCCTTTTGGTCGGATGCACAAAGCGGATGTCCTCCGCGCCGGAGCCGGCTTGCCGCTGGGCCTGACCTTCTCGTGCGTCGCCCCGTCCGGGAGCCGGCATTGCGGGGCCTGCAATAAGTGCGCGGAACGACGCAAGGGATTCCGCGACGTGGGCATGGCCGACACGACCGAGTACGCCACCGAGCCGATTCACGCCTGA
- a CDS encoding 6-carboxytetrahydropterin synthase gives MFRVTREINFCYGHRLLNYDGKCRHLHGHNGRAVITLEAPALDSRGMLVDFAEIKQSVQRWIDETLDHNMLLCREDPLLPMLLERGERVFVMDTNPTAENIARLIYEQAVSAGLPVIEVLLWETPNCHASYRG, from the coding sequence ATGTTCCGCGTGACCCGAGAAATCAACTTCTGCTACGGCCATCGGCTCTTGAACTACGACGGCAAGTGCCGCCACCTGCACGGCCATAACGGCCGGGCGGTGATCACCCTGGAGGCCCCCGCGCTCGACTCGCGGGGCATGCTCGTCGACTTCGCCGAGATCAAGCAGAGCGTCCAGCGCTGGATCGACGAGACGCTCGACCACAACATGCTGCTCTGCCGCGAAGATCCGCTGCTGCCCATGCTCCTTGAGCGAGGGGAGCGAGTCTTCGTGATGGACACTAACCCCACGGCGGAGAATATCGCCCGGCTCATCTATGAGCAGGCCGTCTCCGCCGGGTTGCCGGTCATCGAGGTCCTGCTCTGGGAGACCCCTAACTGCCACGCCTCTTACCGGGGTTAG
- a CDS encoding DUF4190 domain-containing protein yields MATSDAPTTASASASNTPAIENQIIAYRALSPLAVTSLLLGLVSVLSFAGDFFYLISAAAVVTGFLANRKINRYPDMLTGASLAKAGIAMGLTFGLASFTMSMVQSTLQRRSAEAFAKTYASAIKKGELADALWYQVPAQSRKLETPKQIIEKMRATQNDESNFKMQNADLLSLMEQLAQPGSDVQFEGIESHVVHDMEVIASAVIDVHVDAAKDQIAKDQHALVVLKGTAEGGGYTWAVDGVKYPYVPRSFVPAPAKKHDDSDGHGHSH; encoded by the coding sequence TTGGCCACCTCAGACGCCCCCACGACGGCCTCCGCCTCGGCCTCGAACACGCCCGCGATCGAGAACCAGATCATCGCCTATCGGGCGCTCAGCCCACTGGCGGTCACCAGCTTGCTGCTCGGCCTGGTCTCGGTCCTGAGCTTCGCCGGCGACTTCTTCTACCTCATCTCCGCGGCCGCGGTCGTCACCGGCTTCCTTGCCAACCGCAAGATCAACCGCTATCCCGACATGCTCACCGGCGCCTCGCTGGCCAAGGCCGGCATCGCGATGGGCCTCACGTTCGGCCTGGCCTCGTTCACGATGTCGATGGTCCAGAGCACGCTCCAGAGGCGTTCGGCCGAGGCCTTCGCCAAGACGTACGCGAGCGCGATCAAGAAGGGCGAGCTTGCCGACGCCCTCTGGTATCAGGTGCCCGCCCAGTCCCGCAAACTCGAGACACCCAAGCAGATCATCGAGAAGATGCGGGCCACGCAGAACGACGAGTCCAACTTCAAGATGCAGAATGCCGACCTGCTCTCCCTCATGGAGCAGCTTGCCCAGCCGGGCTCCGACGTCCAGTTCGAGGGTATCGAGTCGCATGTCGTCCACGACATGGAAGTCATCGCCTCGGCCGTCATCGACGTCCATGTCGACGCGGCGAAGGACCAGATTGCCAAGGATCAGCACGCCCTGGTCGTCCTGAAGGGGACCGCCGAAGGTGGGGGGTACACCTGGGCCGTCGACGGGGTCAAGTATCCATACGTCCCGCGTTCCTTCGTCCCGGCCCCCGCCAAGAAGCACGACGATTCGGACGGCCACGGGCACAGCCACTGA